The Miscanthus floridulus cultivar M001 chromosome 7, ASM1932011v1, whole genome shotgun sequence genome includes a region encoding these proteins:
- the LOC136465525 gene encoding uncharacterized protein, producing the protein MAQPPNPKRRSLPLPDWRSGLLEDLLKSIGQRLVLGHNAASFRSTCSPWRAAAPFATFGPLLLLPFDPDSDRVGFYCILEKVLSKTLPDVRGKVACSSSCGWLALMDKAASVTLLNPFVGARTLRIELPLAGEHIVAASSSEHVSRVHGRWVLHPTNGYGDVDATGIAIKLEDMRDVFFREIVLSAPPGAARP; encoded by the coding sequence atggctcagcctcccaatcccaagagaaggtccctacctctccctgactggagatcCGGTCTACTAGAGGATCTCCTCAagtccatcgggcagcgtctcgTGTTAGGCCACAACGCGGCGTCCTTCCGATCCACTTGTtccccatggcgcgccgccgccccgttcgcgaccttcgggccgctcctgttgctcccgttcgaccccgaCTCGGACCGTGTCGGCTTCTACTGCATCTTGGAGAAGGTTTTGTCCAAGACGCTACCCGacgtgcgcggcaaggtggcatgcagctcctcgtgtgggtggctggcgctcatggacaaggcggcgtccgtgacgctgctgaatccattcgtcGGTGCCCGTACCCTCCGCATTGAGCTCCCGCTAGCAGGCGAACACATCGTGGCGGCGTCCTCATCGGAAcacgtgtctagggtccacggccggtgggtcctccatcccaccaacggctatGGGGACGTGGATGCCACAGGCatagccatcaagctagaagacatgagggatgtgttcttccgtgagatcgtACTCTCGGCGCCGCCTGGCGCCGCGCGGCCgtga